In Thermospira aquatica, the following proteins share a genomic window:
- a CDS encoding SagB/ThcOx family dehydrogenase, which produces MMILRKPSPLEEAARLSYPPREWDLYAEALTYQEHSKFGREKSREDFVHIGQLRQNKGLISSMTRHFKVYPEVIYSPLPQIVDLLGEGVSLEEAILRRRSVRAFSKKEMPFEVFAKMLVFSYGITGEMSYDTGDVQYLRASPSAGALYPLEIYPVVFHVEGLQPGLYHYNVRDNAVGMLKGGDFSDFLVDICTEQEMVREASVVFLITAYPLRTLRKYRERGLRFLYLDAGHMAEHIYLLATAYGFGACAVGGAYDHEVERFLGIDGLQETLVYLMAVGG; this is translated from the coding sequence CATCACCACTGGAAGAGGCGGCCAGGCTCTCCTATCCACCGAGAGAATGGGATCTCTATGCGGAAGCCCTGACGTATCAGGAGCATAGTAAATTTGGCAGGGAAAAAAGTCGAGAGGATTTTGTTCATATTGGTCAGTTGAGACAGAATAAAGGGCTTATCTCCTCGATGACGAGACACTTTAAGGTGTATCCGGAGGTTATTTATAGCCCTCTTCCTCAGATTGTGGACTTGCTGGGGGAGGGTGTGTCACTGGAAGAGGCTATTCTTCGTCGGAGAAGTGTTCGAGCTTTTTCGAAAAAAGAGATGCCTTTTGAGGTTTTTGCGAAGATGTTGGTGTTCTCCTATGGGATAACAGGGGAAATGTCGTACGATACAGGGGACGTGCAGTACCTGAGAGCCAGTCCTTCGGCGGGGGCGCTGTATCCTCTGGAAATCTATCCTGTCGTATTCCATGTGGAGGGGCTTCAACCGGGGCTGTATCATTACAATGTGCGGGATAATGCTGTAGGAATGCTCAAAGGTGGGGATTTTTCGGATTTTCTTGTGGATATATGTACAGAACAGGAGATGGTGCGGGAGGCGAGTGTCGTGTTTTTGATTACAGCGTATCCTCTTCGGACACTGAGGAAATACAGGGAGAGAGGGCTTCGTTTTCTCTATCTGGATGCAGGTCATATGGCTGAGCATATCTACCTTTTGGCGACGGCTTATGGGTTTGGAGCATGTGCAGTCGGAGGTGCTTATGATCATGAGGTGGAACGTTTTCTTGGGATTGATGGGCTTCAGGAGACGCTGGTCTATCTGATGGCAGTGGGGGGATAA